Within the Staphylococcus warneri genome, the region GCTTTACTATGGTTTATAATTAGTTTCATAGTTTTTCATGCCATATTATTTGTTATGTGGGGTGAACACCAAGAATATTGGTATTTATATACTGGAATTATGCTAATAGCTGGGATTAGTTATGTATTTTATCAACGTGATATACATTCTAAACGGTTATTAACATCCATAGGTATTGGAATTATTGCCAGTATTATTTTAATCATTATTCAATTGATCTTATCACTCATAACGTCTGAATTAACTTATGCTTCATTAATAAAAGAATTGGCCAAAACTGGTGTTCATTGGAAGTGGCAAATGTTAGTAACATTAGCATTCGTTATACCTTGTCATGAACTATATATGCGCACTGTTTTACAAAATGAGTTAAATAAGTACAATTTGCCGAATTGGTTATCTATCTTAATCACTGCAATTTGTTCAAGCTCTCTATTTATATATTTAGATAATTGGTGGATAGTACTGTTTATTTTTATAACTCAAATATTACTGTCAATCAGTTATGAATATACAAGACGTATTGCTACAACATCTATTGCTCAAATAGTTGCTATCATTCTTTTATTAATCTTTCATGGATAATTTTTAATATGTTAAATGATTAGAAAATAAATATTTAAAGTATAAGTATAGAGCTCCAAACCATGTGTCCATACATGATTTAGAGCTCTATTTATTTTTTAAAGTAAATTTTTAACCACATACGTTAATTAGTATGAAGGTGTAATAATATCAAATTACTTAATCACTTTAAAGTTATTTTTTAGTTTAATAGAATAATGCTTATCTGATAAATGCTTAGCAATTAGTGTACTCATTGTACTTTCACTAGTATGGTGAATAATAGCATCTTCTAAATATGATTGATAATTTCTATAACAATAATCCGTCATAGTGATCCTA harbors:
- a CDS encoding type II CAAX prenyl endopeptidase Rce1 family protein — its product is MKKVSKALLWFIISFIVFHAILFVMWGEHQEYWYLYTGIMLIAGISYVFYQRDIHSKRLLTSIGIGIIASIILIIIQLILSLITSELTYASLIKELAKTGVHWKWQMLVTLAFVIPCHELYMRTVLQNELNKYNLPNWLSILITAICSSSLFIYLDNWWIVLFIFITQILLSISYEYTRRIATTSIAQIVAIILLLIFHG